Below is a genomic region from Candidatus Eisenbacteria bacterium.
AGAAATAAGACTCGGCGGTGTTCGTGTAGACGTTGCCCCGAACGTACTCAAGGGCCGAGTGATTGACTGCCTCATGGGATTGATAGCCGCGTCCAATGGGGGTATATGCCTTCCATTGGTCGGTCATGAGCCAGGATTGCCTGTCAACGTTTTCTTCGATGGCTTTGCGTAGCTCTTTGACTCCGGCGTTCTTGATCTTGAAAGAACGGACGTTTCCGCCGCGCTGAACCAAGGCAATGACGGGGATTTTCTTCTTGGCGCCTTCGCGGAATCGTGGCGAAATGGGCCGATTCTTATTTTTTCCACCAACGTAGGTTTCGTCAACCTCAACGACGCCGCGTAGCTTCACGCTCAATGGGCCTTCGCTCATGGCATGACGTACCCGATGGCACATGAACCACGCGCTCTTGTAGGTGATCCCCATCATGCGGGAAATCTGAAGGGCGCTGATCCCTTTCTTGCTCGCGGTCATCAGGTGAAGAACCGTCATCC
It encodes:
- a CDS encoding IS1595 family transposase; translation: MAGKLREVAFLLDGTNGGECHQLKKKNKEDQAIEMLEQSRWPNGPFCPFCGSTSAYRLNSDPASKTRKGLCKCRDCRKQFSVTVGTIFHGSKIPIHKWMTVLHLMTASKKGISALQISRMMGITYKSAWFMCHRVRHAMSEGPLSVKLRGVVEVDETYVGGKNKNRPISPRFREGAKKKIPVIALVQRGGNVRSFKIKNAGVKELRKAIEENVDRQSWLMTDQWKAYTPIGRGYQSHEAVNHSALEYVRGNVYTNTAESYFSLLKRGIIGTFHNISEKHLDRYNDEFAFRWNMRKSTDGERAMAALRAVEGKRLTYKAPTA